The sequence below is a genomic window from Gossypium hirsutum isolate 1008001.06 chromosome A11, Gossypium_hirsutum_v2.1, whole genome shotgun sequence.
GACCATATAAGAGCTAAACTCATCATTTAATCCaacaaatacatttatttagaaAGTTGAAGAGTGAGTGAAGATAATTTGTATTATGGATCCCTCAATTCCACCTGTAAGATCTCTAAGCTACTCGAACAAGCAAAGAACTTTTGCGAACAAAACCAAAAAGAAGGTAAAAGGAAGCATCATCTACGAATATGTATTtacttttcattatatatatttcaaaagtGGGGATGATGAATACATAGGCAACAAAgaatttacaattcaaatatGAATGAGATCAGAAGCATCTCGTTGCCCTTTCTCTCTTTTCTGATTCCATTTCCTTTTTATATATCacaatataaaagtaaaaaaattgggATTTCTAACCTGAATGAATGTACAACTCCCCCATGCAAATGCCCTTTTCCAAGAACAAGTCTAGAGAATCTCTAGACAAATGAATATAGTTCACTTGGTCTGTTGAATATCACATTTGATATTTTAAGAGATCAGGAAGAATGATTTTCCCAGAGTTATTTGTATCAAGCTTGCTGAACTGATTGCATATCTGCAATATATCCTTCTCCCCAACCTTCCCCATTTCTTTGAGCTTGTAAATGACATACTCCGATTTACTGCAACCAGAAATTTTAAGGTGGAACATGAACAACAAAAGCATCACAAGCAAAAGAACTACAAACAAGCCCCATTAGTCTgctagaaaataaataaacatccTCATGAATTCATAGACTACAAGCCCTTTAATTTCAAACAAGCAACACATAGAGTTCATTCCAAAATGAGCTAGAAAGATAGAAACCCGACCTGATAAAACCATTGTTGTTTATGTCAGCAGCTAGCAAATCCTCAATAGTGATATCCCTATGTAGTACCCACTTGGCAATCCTCCTATGCCGCTTGTTAACCCTTGCTTCAGCCAAATACAGGAAAGCTCTAGCAACGGCCAGCGTCGAAATCAAGAGCCAAACACCAGCAAACAAGCGTCCAGGCAGAGTCTTAAAGGCCCTGTCCCCATATCCAACTGTGGTAACAGACATAACAGACAAGTAAATAGAATCAACCCAGTCCAAGCTCTCCACAAAGTACAAAATCAGAGATCCGATCCCAATACACAACACCACAACCCCAAGTGCCAAACTGACTTTAAGCCTAATCCTCATCCTTCCTTTGTCCACATCAACAATGTAATCCCTAGCTGAAAACCCTTGTTGTGATTTCTCCATCTGAATCCCAGTTAATATCATGTTCTCTTGCAGGTCGAGGACATAATTCACAACCCCACTCAACAATATATCAATAAAACCAAAACCCACCAACACAAACACACAAGCAAAAATCTTGGTAGCTGGGGTTAAAGGAGCTATATCACCATAACCAATGGTGCACAGAGTGACTATACAGAAGTAGAGAGCATCAACAACCGGGTGAGTCTCGATACCCGAGAATTCATCTCTGTTAAACGAATAAATAACAACACCGAGAATTAAGTAAATGGAAAGCAAGAAAACAGCTTGCCTGATAATGGAGCTGGACTCGGATTGAGGTTTAGGCACTTGGGGTGTTTTGGGCTTCAAATCACGCATGACAGCCATGGCCGGAGCCGTTTTACATCGCTTGAGAGAACCGGGCTTCTTTGACCCTGTACTAGGAACAGGATAATCAAAACGGGGAGGGGGTTGAATCTGCGGGTGGTCCTCGATTTCAGATTGCAAGAGGGCTGGTGTTGAGATTGACTGTGGGATTGTGAGATAAAAGCCATGATGAGAGTCATCAAGGATGTGCCGAAATTCGGGTTTTGATTGGGGGGAGAGAAAAGGCTCATCTGCCATCTCAGAAAGCAGAAAACCCACACAACAGAAAAAGAAGCCTTTTACTTTTTTGCGTCTTCAAGATCGTGGTGGTTGTTGAGAGGAAGTTGGCTTCAGGTTTAAACTTTCAATATTGTGACATTGCTTTTAAGGAACACACTCTGCTTTCTCTTcagtcaaatatatataaaaattaaaattaaaattaaaatattcacacTGCACCTTATATACTATAATCCTTGTTTGGACGCAATATGGATTATGTTGCTTCATTTAGTAAAATGGTATAATTAGGTTCCAATTAACAACATTCTTACATCCACTATCACTATTTTATTCCTATAAATACTAAACCATCCATTCTTTGTTTACTGATCTCATTTCTCTTGCTTTTCTACTTCTTATCCACTTTAGACttaaatatcaataataatattgttttGTGTAGACAAATAAAccatattcttttaaaataaatctaaataactTCAGTTTTATACCTCTTTGATGAGTTAGTGCAATAATATAGGATTTTCTTTTCATCAATGTTAAAATAGTTGTAATTTCTCTATTTGGTatgtaaaattgctatttataattctttttcaactcttaaataagaggataaaacACGTTTAAATACACTTAAACTCTTATCCTCTTCTAGTGACAACAATACTCATGTCAACCAAGTTAAGACTTAATTGATTGTATGTAAATTTGTTGAAGAAGTAAAACTAATAATTACTTTATGAGTCTTGATTTGAATAAAGAAATGATTAAATCTATTATCAAATAGATATTTGACATGGGCACGAACTAAGCTACCTTTGTCCCCTATCTCTGTATAGAAAAAAGTATATCTTTATGAAATATAACTTTTGCCCAAAGGAAAAAATTCCAATAAGGAGTTATTTTATAAAAGTACtagtttcaatattttttaaaaatatatatatatcaaatatattactttttattaaattaaataaaatttattttttaaaaaaatttaataaaattattttataaaacatttcatcaaataaaatatttttacaaaataaaacgcaaaaagaattttattgaaaaagaattgaaagttgggaatcatttaaaaaaaatcaaatgtatTCCTTAAAAATAATGTCAGAAGTGCAGGAGAAAAAACAGAATTGTAATATTAATTTCTGAGTAAGGACCTAAAAAAAGGGGGGAAAAACTTTTATAGTAGAATTTACAATGTgtaaaaacattttaaatgatGTAATAGGCATCgagatttaataataaaaaaataaatttttagtaccAAACTCGTTTGATATGGATTTTTATAACGTGATCTCATCTCTTATtgttaatattgtataaaaaatgtaTTATAATGTTAATACCAATGCTAAGGCATTTATAATTTATCATCGtattattcaatataaaatttagtaAGTGTAATTTGTCCTACTATTATAAATTAAACCAATTGAAAGCCACCTAACATAACTTACTGTGCACGCGCTATTGGGCAAACTTTATAGTTTTCCATCTGCCAAATTGAACTTGAAAGCCAAGATGAAGATTAGTCTAGTTTTAAATACAGATATCCAATATAAGGTTTTACATATATAAGGACGGGTGTCTGTTAAAAGGGCAATCATCATTTTCTTTGCCATATTCTTTACCAATGGCGCTGTGTGTTATGAGATCAAGGCGAAGCCTAGTGACTCCATCTCAGCAAACACCATCTGGCAAGCTTGACTTGTCATTCATTGATAAAGTGCCGGTTCTAAGATGCTATACCCGCACATTGCATGTATACAAACATGGCCCTGAAGCATCAAAGGTCATTAGGGAAGCCTTGTCCAAGGCCTTGGTGCCTTACTATCCACTTGCTGGACGGCTAAAAGAGCCCGATAACAATCAGCTTCAGGTTGAATGTTCGGGAGAAGGTGCCTGGTTCGTCGAGGCATCAGCTGATTCTAGCCTTCATGCATTCAATTACTTCGACGATGCTAATTTTGACATTCCTTATGATGAACTTCTTCCTGATCAAGTTCCTAAAAGTGAAGGCATGGAACCTCTTGTACAAATGCAGGTACCAGaattttgaatttaaaccaaCAATGATAGTAATGTGATTAAGCCTAATCCAGGCATTGTGCAtgggtttttcttttcattaggcATCGTGcatgggtttttctttttctttgtctcAGGTGACACAATTTGCATGCGGAGGTTTCGTCATAGGGTTAATATTTTGCCACACCATATGCGATGGCTTAGGATCTGCACAGTTCCTAAACGCTGTAGGGGAGTTCGCGAGAGGCATAGAGCATCTAAGCGTTGAACCGGTGTGGCAAAGGGACTTTTTTCCAACTCCAACACAAGATGCAAATGTTATCCAATTGGCAAACTTGCCAGTGCCACCACCCCCGATGCCTGCCAAGCCGCTAGAGCATGTGAGCATtgatatttccatggatgaaatCAATCAGCTAAAGAAACAATTCCATGAATCGACGGGGCAAACTTGCTCTGCTTTCGAAATCGTGGCTGCTAATTTTTGGAGCCTTCGAACAAGAGCAATAAACTTGGAGCCAGGTACTGAAGTCCGGCTTCTTTCTTTGCAAATTACCGTCAGCTAGTGGAGCCTCCTTTGCCTAAAGGCTTCTATGGCAACTGTTTATTCCCGATAACAATCACAGCTCCCTGCGACTTGCTTAAACAAGCATCAGCAATCGAAGTGATTAAACTGATACGAGAAGCCAAGACTAAGCTACCTTCTGAGTTTGGTAAGTTCAAGAATGGAGATTACTTGAGAAATGGGAAGGACCCATTTCTAGCACCTCTAGGGTACACCACTTTGTTTATATCGGAATGGGGTAGGTTGGGGTTCAACCAGGTTGACTATGGGTGGGGCCCTCCGGTCCACATGGTTCCAATTCCGGGTTCTAGCATCATCCCTGTTGGCATCATGGGATCGCTGCCATTGCCTAGAAAGGGTGTCCGCTTGATGACATGGTGTGTTGATAAAGACCATACCCAGCCCTTCGTTGATCTGATGACGAAACTAGTCTAACAAGTTACCAATGCTTGAAGTCTTGAACTGCTATTGCTTTACCCAACGCCAATGTCTAAAATAAAACAACACAGCGCCACCACATGTTCAAAACATTTGTGGTTTTTATTTATTCCGTTTAATAACATTGTATTTGGTACTATCTTGATCTTCAAAATcatctttttattaaaattatctcATTCACTTGTGgtcattttcaaataaaattattatttctcaaTAAGTAAATGCCATTGTGTTTAGTTTTATTAgaaagcaattttttttttatgttttgttcatATTTGAGATTTGAGATTACCCTTCCcatcaatattatttttttatagtaaaataatcataatataagaattacataattaactatatatatatttttagaaaactaTTGATGGTTTATTtactttataataatatataactaAATTAAGGCTATGcttgtttcattaaaaatggtTTTCGAAAAATAATTTCTAGAAAATGACTTATCTTTTTGGAATAGTTGATATTTTCAGGTGTTtgaatgaatctgtgtaaaatattttctattgtttagTAGAGTTCTtgcaaatatttcataaaatttgttttcaatgaaaaaaacatacatttgagattttattatcttttcattgtttaattgagtttatttcataaagcttatttatattttaattaatcatgttttaGTTTTATGTAATCTTAATAGTTTTATTTAatcttaatttacttaattaagcttaattgttaatttcatacattagggcatataaatttatgtttaattaagttgaaagtggcaaatatatcatttttaatattatttggatgagtaggttaaaaaaatgatttaatttgataaaaattgaagtaaataaattatatgattatgaaatatgaaattttggaaAGTTGAGCATAACATAGTAAAGTTTGAAATtataggggttaaattgtaaagatttcaaaacttgagttttaggACAAACTTACATTATttgagaatttaaaattttggaaaatagaatatgaaagtttaactGTTCAAAACTCAAGGactaatttttggaaattttgacaattttagttgtaaggactaaattattaaatctgaaaattttagaaaatggactattttgcaaaactataCAAAACGAGGTTTAGGATTGAACTGTGGAATAAGAAAATCTGTTTTTGAGGAATTAAATTGTAGACtagtaaaaatttggattttaaggactaaatcataaaaaatataaaattgaaatacAATGGGCTATTTTATTCGACAGTGAAGAGAGCTTCCCCTCTGTTGCTTTGAAAActtcccctttttatttcttcGACAATGAAGACATTGAACAAAATCTTATCAGCTTAGAAAATGTCTtacgaaaaaaaaaattggtattaCAATCTTCACTTATCTATTATATTGCTCAATACATTCATGAATAATATTACTAATTTTGTCAGCTCTAATAGTTGCAATGAgtatttactaattattttttggaagaaaaaaataataCCTACAATCTACAATAAAGtagaaggtaaaaaaaaaaaaaggctaatCAGTTACTTCTTTCATCACCCCAAACAAGCCAATATTAGCGCTAAGAGTGCGAAAATGTAACTCGCTGTTTACAAAACTATTCAGAGTTCTTAGAGCTCCTTGTAAAGCTTGTTGGAAAATTCATTGTCGAGCTTGATTAATTGCTCTTTGTTGTTCAAAATAAATgatttcatttttgtaattttttaattcaaaatcttATAAATTGAATTAACCAAATTCAATTTTTCTCGTTCTATTTCAGAGAAAGCTTTGATTTTTTACTCTCTTTTTAGAGAATAATttcttttgataatttatttttcactaaacaaatactgtaaaataatgaaaatattttacggaaaatattttacatgcaaAACAAATAgaccatgggtaaatttttttaaatataaattacgttaaaataaaaatagtttattatatataaaagtaaaatgtgtGCAAACTGCAAAATCCGAGGGGTGCCAGCCATACTTGAACTACTATTTACTGGTGGCCGACTTATACATAATAGTTGTCTGAACAGTTGGCCCATTAGTGTAAGATTTGTTAATTTGAATAAACTCGAAGCCCAAATCTGACTGATTTAGGTCATGAGTTGCAGTGTAGACAATACCATTGAAGGTGGCCCATACCCAGATGATAATCGAATATTGATGGTAATGATTTGATTTCCTCGatattttttaaagattaaaagaaaataatgtttTATCATCAAATCGATCCCATGTGCCTGGTGGGAATCAATGCTATTCTCAACTTGAGATTTGGATTTTTTTGTCCATTTTGCGGATGGCATTGGAAAATTCCGCCCAAACTCACCGGAGACGGATGATAATGTCAAAATGCACCCAAACTCTTATTTTCCTTGGTGGGTTAGTCGTTTTAATGTCATCGAGGGCGAGGCGACTACAATGGGAGTTTTATTAGGGAATGATTTTCTTCCAGAACTCTTGTTTTACCACTTCAATGCTCTCATCATGTAagactttaaaatttcatccatatgtgaagacatgaattttaaataaacgaaaaaggaaaatcatcaaaattaaattattaaaacctTATTTCCCTCTCAAAAGACGTGATTGATCTAAGTAATTGTAGTTAGTGGTAGAGTCAAGAAGTTGGTAACCGCTCGATTTtcctaaattaaattttttttatatttttttataatttataaaatttgaaattaataataataaaattgtattttatttcttcaaaaatgaTAATAGATTTATCCAAACACTAAAATATActaacttttccaaaaaaataattttttttagtgaaattatttttcaaaaaccatgtcgAATGAAATAAGCGGAGCCTAAATATAAACATCATATAGTATATTAAGCCAGCAACAATATTAGCACATGCAACGATTGCCTTTTGGTTTTCATTCACAACGTGAGGAGCCTCTGACGTATCCTTTGGTGTACTTCAGGCCCATATTAGGTGAGGAAAGTAGGTAAGGCATTTAGGAACCAGTTGATGTTTATATGATGGAATCCTTACCTATGATAACCCAACGCGAACATTTTATCCTACTAAATATTGCCAATTACATGTCGCCTTTCTGTTGCAACCGGCCATATGCCATTTGGTACCTGCTTCAGCTCGTTTGTCTCCATttgatttctaattttttttatcaatttaatacttaaatttagttttaatgttttatttaataattgagttttttttaaattgatacttaatatttttttctgcacaattatttaaatttaacttcaGTATTCAATTTGAtacattaatttttcttttaaaatatgaaatttattaagatatatcataaaaaaattaaaacaccaaGAGTAAAATATACACAACAAAACTATAATATGtgcattaaaatttatataaataaattttaattgagccattaattacaaaaaatccGAAAGTAAACTAAAATTAACGGGAATATGATGCATATAAACGAACATGCCAAAATCTACATGAATCAAATtgttaatgtataaaaattataataatttgaaCACACATGTATGTATGGCCCAGTCTTAAATTGTTTTTTAAACTTTGAAATATTCTAATTGAATCTTGAAAGTATCAATATCACATCAAATATGCTCTTTTATTAGTCTAGTCATTAGTTCGGGTGTTAAATGCTAATTTAAAATTGATGTGgagcatatttaaaatatgttgatcaaattataaacatatatgtaACTATTGCATGAATAACTcagatttaatgtttttaattagaaaaaaaaatgaccCTCTTGatacaatttatttttcatatttaacatGTTTATGTGATAAGTACACACGTTTTAACAATTTGTTCACCGTATTTAAAATATACTCAATGTCAAATTCAAACTAATTTCAATGTCTAATCTAACATAATGACACgattgatataatattaatattttgaaatggGAGTGGACAAGTTAGAAGTGGAAGGCAAAGCATTAACAATTATAAAGAAAAGTCGGTCCATAGCCATTGGCAAATTAGAAATAAGTGCATACATCAGAGACATTCATCACAATCGGAGAGGGTTTCAAAGCATTCATTTCAAACATGTACAAAGATCAACCAACAtaattgttgttccaatagggtcggaagcgtgtaaattattgtactaaaaaaatcacacaaagttcaattcccagggaagagaggtggatcacatggatctcttaaataccaagtctttccttagacagaatatcccttctatagcaatttaatagcacaattaaatactactattataccctcaaatattgaaagaaaaataggacaagaaagaacacaagagttttaacgaggttcggtaaattatacctacgtcctcgggcactaacaccagatgataactttactatcttcaaagtattacaaacaaatagaattccttaagaattctcaaataggagaaaaagaaaactaagagagaaagattggttgggatgaattgaaatgagaaatgagaaggcctatttatagttgaggtttaaggaccaaacaataaatagcccattatctcaaggaccaaaaaaaaattatcccttgccacttttccaaagttggtggttgtcattattgattgtctcccattaatgttaatggcaaccattattaattgtcttccattaatgttaacaatctccaccttgaagatttgattaggataatcacatcttcacacacttccttcaactccccaaattcgataaagctatcttttgtagtgcctacaaatgtgctctcgagcgccatacacctgaaggtgctcaaattctcaggatgttaatcaagttcaaacaatgattaaacttgatttttgttaccaccttggtcatcatatctgcgagattatctgctgtcggaatcttctgaagtagaatttttcctttttcaaagacttcccgcacaaagtgatatcttacgtcgatatgcttggttcttgaatgatagacttgatttttcgctaaatgaatagcgctctgactgtcacaatataaacttatgtgactttgaacaactcctaagtctttcaacaatccattaagccaaatagcctccttaacagcttctgtaactgccatatattctgcctctgtagtagacacagctactgtagactgtaaggtagacttccaactcactggggctttcgcaagagtaaacagataccccgtagttgaacgacgtttatctaaatcaccagcaaagtcggaatcaacatatccaactacaaactgaccaagtgcttcatcctgctcaaaaattaaaccaacatctacggtttttcgaagataccgtagaatccatttcacagcttgccaatgtccttttccaggaacatgcatatacctgctcacaactccaacagcttgtgaaatgttaggcctcgtacacaccatcgcatacatcaaactcccaactgcattagcatatgggactttcgcca
It includes:
- the LOC107924728 gene encoding two-pore potassium channel 5, which encodes MADEPFLSPQSKPEFRHILDDSHHGFYLTIPQSISTPALLQSEIEDHPQIQPPPRFDYPVPSTGSKKPGSLKRCKTAPAMAVMRDLKPKTPQVPKPQSESSSIIRQAVFLLSIYLILGVVIYSFNRDEFSGIETHPVVDALYFCIVTLCTIGYGDIAPLTPATKIFACVFVLVGFGFIDILLSGVVNYVLDLQENMILTGIQMEKSQQGFSARDYIVDVDKGRMRIRLKVSLALGVVVLCIGIGSLILYFVESLDWVDSIYLSVMSVTTVGYGDRAFKTLPGRLFAGVWLLISTLAVARAFLYLAEARVNKRHRRIAKWVLHRDITIEDLLAADINNNGFISKSEYVIYKLKEMGKVGEKDILQICNQFSKLDTNNSGKIILPDLLKYQM
- the LOC107923150 gene encoding LOW QUALITY PROTEIN: acyl transferase 4 (The sequence of the model RefSeq protein was modified relative to this genomic sequence to represent the inferred CDS: inserted 1 base in 1 codon), which gives rise to MALCVMRSRRSLVTPSQQTPSGKLDLSFIDKVPVLRCYTRTLHVYKHGPEASKVIREALSKALVPYYPLAGRLKEPDNNQLQVECSGEGAWFVEASADSSLHAFNYFDDANFDIPYDELLPDQVPKSEGMEPLVQMQVTQFACGGFVIGLIFCHTICDGLGSAQFLNAVGEFARGIEHLSVEPVWQRDFFPTPTQDANVIQLANLPVPPPPMPAKPLEHVSIDISMDEINQLKKQFHESTGQTCSAFEIVAANFWSLRTRAINLEPGTEVRLXFFANYRQLVEPPLPKGFYGNCLFPITITAPCDLLKQASAIEVIKLIREAKTKLPSEFGKFKNGDYLRNGKDPFLAPLGYTTLFISEWGRLGFNQVDYGWGPPVHMVPIPGSSIIPVGIMGSLPLPRKGVRLMTWCVDKDHTQPFVDLMTKLV